The following coding sequences lie in one Glycine soja cultivar W05 chromosome 16, ASM419377v2, whole genome shotgun sequence genomic window:
- the LOC114390567 gene encoding uncharacterized protein LOC114390567 produces MECNKDEATRAKEISERKFAAKDTLGAKKFALKALNLFPDLEGISQMVATLDVYIAAANKTNGEADWYGVLGVDPLADDDTVRKQYRKLALQLHPDKNKSIGADGAFKLISEAWSLLSDKAKRGAYDKRSGRERKVSTKFGGSSSQKGTNGGFNFTKTAPSRATPQKNTAKDHTSSSTYKSKSNTFWTVCRRCKMQYEYLRVYLNLKLLCPNCHEAFVAVETAPPPASGIRPATQWSFPHKQNSSRQSNKSKSNAGKNNMAAPNVGGGSCSKTDSYEKANFQWAPFSKASGVSNVAQAASVVQQVYDKVKRDREEAQAASKREEALKRKQHATKKGYYSPAKRRRGGGMEDSSASNHGKETNLSRSKQGNFEYNSVNGINKTGRVGDISPVQLKNLLMEKARKEISNKLRQVQSNAVDKTAMKENGNDFQEVSEKGEKCSRNSEMCAQDNIEKSEDRKSGSRAIKPFAGTTIAKVSRKFLETTPVDVLDPDFHDFCKDRTEGSFGENQVWAVYDNDDGMPRFYAMIHRIISLNPFKMQISWLNPNTNSELGPLNWVASGFSKICGDFRTSRPEICGSTNFFSHKVRWKTGADGAICIYPRKGDVWAIYRNWSPDWNELTADEVIHKFDVVEVLEDFTVGHGIDVIPLVKVAGFRTVFHHHLDPKEIRIIPREEMFRFSHQIPSYVLTGQEAPEAPKGCRVLDPAATPFELLQVIEVVKKGDVADDEDSDVKKTSDDMKKDNNDQMIDAMGKHGEEKEAKDEEMQEVETSDSMKKPIMRK; encoded by the coding sequence ATGGAGTGCAATAAGGATGAGGCTACCAGAGCTAAAGAAATTTCTGAGAGGAAGTTTGCTGCAAAGGATACATTGGGTGCAAAGAAATTTGCTTTGAAGGCCCTAAATTTATTTCCTGATCTTGAGGGTATTTCTCAAATGGTAGCAACACTTGATGTGTATATTGCTGCTGCGAATAAAACAAATGGAGAAGCAGATTGGTACGGTGTGCTTGGTGTGGACCCTCTTGCTGACGATGATACAGTCAGGAAACAATACAGGAAGTTAGCTCTCCAACTTCACCCTGATAAGAACAAGTCCATTGGAGCTGATGGGGCCTTTAAACTCATCTCGGAGGCGTGGAGTTTACTATCAGATAAGGCTAAAAGGGGAGCGTATGATAAGAGAAGTGGAAGAGAACGAAAAGTTTCTACTAAGTTTGGAGGTTCATCATCACAAAAAGGGACTAATGGTGGTTTCAATTTCACTAAGACTGCCCCTTCACGTGCAACTCCTCAGAAGAATACTGCAAAAGACCACACTTCATCTTCTACTTATAAGTCAAAATCAAATACATTTTGGACTGTTTGCCGTCGATGTAAAATGCAGTATGAGTATCTTAGAGTTTATCTTAACCTTAAACTCTTGTGTCCCAACTGCCATGAGGCATTTGTGGCTGTAGAAACTGCTCCTCCACCTGCAAGTGGTATTAGACCTGCTACTCAATGGAGTTTTCCACACAAGCAAAATTCCAGCCGCCAATCTAATAAAAGCAAATCTAATGCTGGAAAGAATAACATGGCTGCCCCAAATGTTGGAGGAGGGTCTTGTAGTAAGACTGACTCCTATGAAAAAGCCAATTTCCAGTGGGCTCCATTCTCAAAAGCATCTGGTGTTTCTAATGTTGCTCAAGCTGCAAGTGTGGTTCAGCAGGTATATGATAAGGTGAAGCGAGATCGTGAAGAGGCACAAGCAGCTAGCAAAAGGGAAGAGGCCTTAAAAAGGAAGCAGCATGCTACTAAAAAGGGTTACTATAGTCCTGCtaagagaagaagaggagggGGCATGGAGGATTCTAGTGCAAGTAACCATGGTAAGGAAACAAACTTATCCAGATCTAAACAGggtaattttgaatataatagCGTTAATGGAATCAACAAGACTGGCCGTGTGGGAGATATCTCCCCAGTTCAACTGAAGAATCTTCTTATGGAAAAAGCTAGAAAAGAAATTAGCAATAAACTCAGGCAAGTTCAGTCAAATGCTGTTGATAAAACTGCGATGAAAGAGAATGGAAATGACTTCCAAGAAGTGAGTGagaaaggagaaaaatgttcaaGAAACTCTGAGATGTGTGCTCAAGATAACATTGAGAAGTCAGAAGATAGAAAGAGCGGATCCCGAGCCATCAAGCCATTTGCAGGTACTACAATTGCTAAAGTTAGCAGAAAATTTTTGGAAACAACACCTGTAGATGTACTAGATCCTGATTTCCATGATTTTTGCAAAGATCGAACTGAAGGATCTTTTGGTGAAAATCAAGTATGGGCCGTGTATGATAACGATGATGGGATGCCTCGATTTTATGCGATGATTCACCGCATCATCTCCCTGAATCCATTCAAGATGCAGATCAGTTGGCTCAACCCAAATACCAACAGTGAACTGGGCCCCCTAAATTGGGTTGCTTCAGGCTTTTCAAAAATTTGTGGGGATTTCAGAACAAGCAGACCTGAAATTTGTGGTTCAACCAATTTTTTCTCCCACAAGGTTAGGTGGAAAACAGGTGCTGATGGAGCCATTTGTATATATCCGAGGAAAGGCGATGTTTGGGCCATATACAGGAACTGGTCTCCTGACTGGAATGAGCTAACTGCAGATGAGGTTATACACAAGTTTGATGTGGTTGAAGTACTTGAGGATTTTACTGTAGGGCATGGTATAGATGTTATTCCTCTGGTCAAAGTGGCTGGATTCAGGACAGTGTTTCACCACCACTTAGATCCAAAAGAAATTAGGATCATTCCGAGGGAAGAGATGTTTCGATTCTCTCATCAAATACCTTCATATGTACTCACTGGTCAAGAAGCTCCAGAGGCTCCAAAGGGTTGCAGGGTGCTGGATCCAGCTGCTACTCCATTTGAACTTCTTCAGGTAATAGAAGTTGTGAAGAAGGGAGACGTGGCAGACGATGAAGATAGTGATGTTAAAAAGACAAGTGATGACATGAAAAAAGATAACAATGACCAAATGATCGATGCTATGGGAAAACATGGGGAAGAAAAGGAGGCAAAGGACGAAGAGATGCAGGAAGTAGAAACAAGTGATAGCATGAAAAAGCCAATAATGAGGAAATGA
- the LOC114389599 gene encoding pentatricopeptide repeat-containing protein At1g33350 has protein sequence MKPNLNEHVLDTLSKSNHLNHLKQLQAYLTTLGHAHTHFYAFKLIRFCTLTLSNPTYARLIFDHIPSLNTHLFTAMITAYAAHPATHPSALSLFRHMLRSQPPRPNHFIFPHALKTCPESCAAESLHAQIVKSGFHEYPVVQTALVDSYSKVSGGLGNAKKVFDEMSDRSVVSFTAMVSGFARVGDVESAVRVFGEMLDRDVPSWNALIAGCTQNGAFTQGIELFRRMVFECNRPNGVTVVCALSACGHMGMLQLGRWIHGYVYKNGLAFDSFVLNALVDMYGKCGSLGKARKVFEMNPEKGLTSWNSMINCFALHGQSDSAIAIFEQMVEGGGGVRPDEVTFVGLLNACTHGGLVEKGYWYFEMMVQEYGIEPQIEHYGCLIDLLGRAGRFDEAMDVVKGMSMEPDEVVWGSLLNGCKVHGRTDLAEFAAKKLIEIDPHNGGYRIMLANVYGELGKWDEVRNVWRTLKQQKSYKVPGCSWIEVDDQVHQFYSLDKSNPKTEDLYIVLESLVGFRNEVMGEP, from the coding sequence ATGAAGCCAAACCTGAACGAACATGTGTTAGACACACTGAGCAAGAGCAACCACCTGAACCATCTCAAACAACTCCAAGCATACCTCACCACTCTGGGCCACGCCCACACTCACTTCTACGCCTTCAAGCTCATTCGCTTCTGCACCCTCACTCTCTCCAACCCCACCTACGCGCGCCTCATCTTCGACCACATTCCTTCTCTCAACACCCACCTCTTCACCGCCATGATCACCGCCTACGCCGCCCATCCCGCCACCCACCCCTCCGCTCTCTCCCTCTTCCGCCACATGCTCCGCTCCCAACCCCCCCGCCCCAACCACTTCATCTTCCCCCACGCGCTCAAAACGTGCCCGGAGTCATGCGCCGCGGAATCCCTGCATGCCCAGATCGTTAAATCCGGGTTTCACGAATACCCAGTTGTGCAAACGGCTCTTGTTGACTCCTACTCCAAGGTGTCGGGTGGGTTGGGGAATGCGAAGAAGGTGTTTGATGAAATGTCTGACAGAAGTGTGGTGTCTTTCACCGCCATGGTTTCTGGGTTTGCAAGGGTTGGGGATGTTGAGAGTGCAGTGAGGGTGTTTGGTGAAATGCTGGATAGGGATGTGCCGTCGTGGAATGCTCTCATTGCTGGGTGCACTCAGAATGGGGCTTTCACTCAGGGGATTGAGTTGTTTAGGAGAATGGTTTTTGAGTGTAATAGGCCGAATGGGGTTACTGTGGTTTGCGCACTTTCGGCTTGCGGCCACATGGGGATGCTTCAGCTTGGGAGGTGGATACATGGTTATGTGTACAAGAATGGGCTTGCGTTTGACTCGTTTGTCTTGAATGCGCTTGTGGATATGTATGGGAAGTGTGGAAGCCTAGGAAAAGCAAGGAAGGTTTTTGAGATGAATCCGGAGAAGGGGCTGACTTCTTGGAACTCAATGATCAACTGTTTCGCGCTGCACGGGCAGAGTGACAGTGCAATTGCCATTTTTGAGCAAATGGTGGAGGGTGGTGGTGGCGTGAGACCAGATGAGGTCACCTTCGTAGGTTTGTTAAATGCTTGTACTCATGGCGGATTGGTTGAGAAAGGTTATTGGTATTTTGAAATGATGGTTCAGGAGTATGGGATTGAGCCGCAGATTGAGCACTATGGGTGTTTGATAGACCTTCTTGGTCGAGCAGGGAGGTTTGATGAGGCAATGGATGTTGTCAAGGGTATGAGCATGGAACCAGACGAGGTTGTTTGGGGCTCATTGCTTAATGGATGTAAGGTTCATGGCCGAACAGATTTGGCTGAATTTGCTGCGAAAAAACTGATTGAAATAGATCCACATAATGGAGGTTATAGGATTATGTTGGCTAATGTGTATGGGGAGTTGGGAAAGTGGGATGAAGTGAGGAATGTGTGGAGGACATTGAAGCAGCAAAAGTCTTATAAAGTTCCAGGGTGCAGCTGGATTGAGGTGGATGACCAGGTTCATCAGTTCTATTCTCTTGATAAATCAAATCCGAAGACAGAAGACTTGTACATTGTCTTGGAAAGTCTAGTTGgttttagaaatgaagtcaTGGGTGAACCATAG
- the LOC114389566 gene encoding 22.0 kDa class IV heat shock protein-like codes for MRHFLVLVPLILLVFAGFPSKAKGSLLPFTNHQNTLLADLWSNHFPDPFRVLEQIPFGVDKDETFTALSSHARVDWKETPEGHVIMLDVPGLKRDEIKIEVEGNRVLRVSGERKREEEKEGDHWHRVERSYGKFWRQFKVPDNVDLDSVKAKMENGVLTLTMNKLSPDKVKGPRLVSIAGDDEQAPKLKGKEDKQEL; via the coding sequence ATGAGGCACTTTTTAGTACTAGTACCACTGATCTTGCTTGTTTTTGCTGGTTTTCCATCCAAAGCAAAAGGGTCTCTGCTACCATTCACAAATCATCAAAATACCCTCTTGGCTGATCTATGGTCTAATCATTTCCCTGATCCATTTCGCGTGTTAGAGCAAATCCCATTTGGGGTTGACAAAGATGAAACATTCACAGCTCTATCATCACATGCAAGAGTGGATTGGAAGGAGACACCAGAAGGGCATGTCATAATGCTAGATGTGCCAGGGTTGAAGAGAGATGAGATCAAGATAGAAGTGGAAGGGAATAGAGTGCTGAGAGTGAGtggagaaaggaagagggaAGAGGAGAAGGAAGGGGATCACTGGCATAGAGTGGAGAGATCCTATGGCAAATTCTGGAGgcagttcaaggtgccagacaATGTGGACTTGGATTCTGTCAAGGCTAAGATGGAGAATGGAGTGCTTACTCTCACAATGAACAAGTTGTCACCTGATAAGGTCAAAGGTCCAAGGTTGGTCAGCATTGCAGGGGATGATGAGCAAGCTCCCAAGCTCAAGGGTAAAGAAGACAAGCAGGAGCTTTGA
- the LOC114389564 gene encoding subtilisin inhibitor CLSI-II-like — MNKFVLVLFTVSWVLLFGLLDGKPPIGSGRVIWDTGGQQLFASYAYYITARHPDLGSGGLKLIKTGNSTCPNTILQYFPKYTHGLPMYLLISVISNFIVYEGTPLAIFMAKKPNCVESLVPDPMKGSPDPPSPLNPPNSSRLLVFVDNSIHKTCVGTGGPEAHPGLLTYSGTFHIEILENVRFGYSSYKLVFCFDGSDYQNCSYIGTYDNSEGGRRLILTETNPFLFSFVHALKFDGTIKSVG; from the exons GGTCCTTCTCTTTGGTTTGCTAGATGGTAAACCTCCCATAGGCAGTGGTCGAGTAATATGGGACACTGGTGGCCAACAGCTGTTCGCATCTTATGCATACTACATTACGGCAAGGCATCCTGATTTAGGCAGTGGTGGCCTCAAACTCATCAAGACTGGAAACTCAACTTGCCCAAATACTATTTTGCAATATTTTCCCAAGTACACCCATGGCCTGCCAATGTATTTGCTCATATCTGTAATAAGCAATTTTATCGTCTATGAAG GTACCCCACTGGCTATTTTTATGGCAAAGAAGCCAAATTGTGTTGAATCGTTGGTTCCTGATCCTATGAAGGGATCTCCGGATCCACCAAGTCCATTAAATCCCCCAAACTCCTCTAGATTGTTGGTGTTTGTGGACAATTCAATCCACAAGACATGTGTGGGTACTGGTGGTCCTGAAGCTCATCCAGGCCTACTAACGTATAGTGGCACTTTTCACATTGAGATCCTAGAAAACGTTCGATTTGGATACAGCTCTTACAAGCTTGTGTTTTGTTTCGATGGCTCAGACTACCAAAATTGTTCCTATATTGGGACCTATGATAATAGTGAGGGTGGAAGACGTTTGATTCTCACTGAGACTAAtcccttcttattttcttttgttcatgCACTTAAATTTGATGGGACTATTAAGTCCGTAGGTTGA